In a genomic window of Brucella anthropi ATCC 49188:
- a CDS encoding peroxiredoxin: MLGIGDKLPSFKVTGVKPGFNHHEENGVSAFEEITEASFADKWKVIFFYPKDFTFVCPTEIAEFARLASDFEDRDAVVLGGSTDNEFVKLAWRRDHKDLDKLPIWSFADTNGSLVDGLGVRSPDGVAYRYTFVVDPDNTIQHVYATNLNVGRAPKDTLRVLDALQTDELCPCNREVGGETLKAA, encoded by the coding sequence ATGCTCGGTATCGGCGATAAGCTTCCCTCCTTCAAGGTCACCGGCGTAAAGCCCGGTTTCAACCATCACGAAGAAAACGGCGTTTCGGCATTTGAAGAAATCACCGAAGCAAGCTTTGCGGACAAGTGGAAGGTTATCTTCTTCTACCCGAAGGATTTCACCTTTGTTTGCCCGACCGAGATTGCCGAATTTGCGCGTCTTGCATCGGATTTCGAAGACCGTGACGCAGTCGTCCTGGGCGGTTCGACCGACAATGAGTTCGTGAAGCTCGCATGGCGTCGCGATCACAAGGATCTCGACAAGCTGCCGATCTGGTCGTTTGCCGACACCAATGGTTCGCTGGTCGATGGCCTCGGCGTTCGTTCGCCAGATGGTGTTGCGTACCGCTACACCTTCGTTGTCGATCCGGACAACACGATCCAGCACGTTTACGCAACCAATCTCAACGTTGGTCGCGCTCCCAAGGATACGTTGCGCGTTCTCGATGCGCTGCAGACCGATGAGCTCTGCCCATGCAACCGTGAAGTCGGTGGCGAGACGCTCAAGGCTGCCTGA
- a CDS encoding hydrogen peroxide-inducible genes activator, protein MLNISVRQLHYFMALVKAGSFSRAAEVVGITQSTLSAAIQALETELGVTLIDRSGRRMQLLPAGEDFLARARTIIALIEELPEHARQAERPLTTRLRMGVIPSIAPFLLPKVLPATAKAFPELQLTIREGLTRSLLDSLRSGSLDVALVAHPYDLDEFEIAELGRDIFYLAVRRDHALANRDQIDADDLQGQPFLLLETGHCLREHVMAAIGSTPAQASGDVHATSIMTLVQLVDFGMGVTLLPEVAVKAGATRGTELSIVPYEGKNNYRSLVLVWRSNAARRNEFQLFADHLRGKCMKPA, encoded by the coding sequence ATGCTCAATATCAGCGTCCGCCAGCTCCATTACTTTATGGCCCTTGTCAAAGCGGGGTCCTTTTCGCGTGCAGCTGAGGTCGTGGGCATTACCCAATCGACATTAAGTGCAGCTATTCAGGCGCTTGAAACAGAACTTGGCGTAACGTTGATTGATCGTTCTGGCAGACGAATGCAGCTTTTGCCTGCCGGTGAAGATTTTCTGGCACGCGCTCGTACGATTATAGCCCTCATTGAAGAATTGCCCGAACACGCGCGACAAGCTGAACGACCGCTGACGACCAGACTGCGAATGGGCGTCATTCCGTCGATAGCGCCTTTTCTGCTGCCTAAAGTCCTGCCTGCGACCGCTAAAGCCTTTCCCGAATTGCAATTGACCATTCGTGAAGGTCTCACTCGGTCGCTGCTCGACAGCTTGCGTTCAGGTTCGCTCGATGTAGCACTGGTCGCCCATCCCTACGACCTCGATGAATTTGAGATAGCAGAGCTTGGTCGGGACATCTTCTATCTGGCAGTACGGCGCGATCATGCGCTGGCCAATCGCGATCAGATCGATGCAGACGACCTGCAAGGCCAGCCGTTTCTGCTGCTGGAAACCGGGCATTGCCTTCGGGAACACGTCATGGCCGCCATAGGGTCCACACCGGCCCAAGCAAGCGGTGACGTTCATGCCACATCCATCATGACGTTGGTGCAACTTGTCGATTTCGGGATGGGTGTTACGCTGCTGCCTGAAGTGGCGGTCAAAGCCGGAGCCACGCGCGGAACGGAGCTGAGCATCGTTCCTTATGAGGGCAAGAACAATTATCGGTCACTGGTTCTCGTCTGGCGCTCCAACGCCGCCCGCCGCAACGAGTTTCAGCTCTTTGCTGACCATCTTCGCGGCAAGTGCATGAAGCCGGCCTAG
- a CDS encoding NAD(P)/FAD-dependent oxidoreductase, producing MGPVTDKVATAESLPQETKIAIIGGGIIGVSTALFLAERGIPVALLEKGEIAGEQSSRNWGWCRRTGRDSREMPLIVESMRLWDGMNERTGRETGFRVTGIAYTAEKEEQMALYGEWIKIASEHGIETQLLNTEQAAALAPGVNRHLAGGMITPLDGRAEPQKAVPAFAAKAQENGAVILQNCAVRGIETTNGRVTAVLTENGRLRCEAVVIAGGAWSRLIVSAFDAHLPQLKVRSSVFRTAPIDAGVEPAIAFSDFALRRRLDGGYTVASLGGSIADIVPDSFRFFRDFIPSLSTEWRSLRFRFGERFFEEAFQWKLRPADQVSIFEKIRTLDPAPHKAANTQVLAKLKQAIPSFASATIAQEWAGLIDTMPDVIPVISPLPGVEGAIVATGFSGHGFGIGPGAGKLVADMVTGETPVVDPSAFHISRFSDGSKIRIENWG from the coding sequence ATGGGGCCGGTCACGGATAAGGTGGCGACAGCCGAAAGCTTGCCGCAGGAAACCAAAATCGCCATCATTGGCGGCGGCATTATTGGTGTTTCTACAGCCCTCTTCCTGGCCGAACGCGGTATTCCCGTCGCTCTTCTTGAAAAGGGAGAGATTGCTGGCGAACAGTCCAGCCGTAACTGGGGCTGGTGCCGCCGCACAGGCCGTGACAGCCGCGAAATGCCGCTCATCGTCGAGAGCATGCGGCTATGGGATGGCATGAACGAACGCACAGGTCGTGAAACGGGCTTTCGCGTTACCGGGATTGCCTATACAGCTGAAAAAGAAGAGCAAATGGCTCTTTATGGTGAATGGATAAAAATCGCCAGCGAACACGGTATCGAAACACAACTTCTCAATACTGAGCAAGCTGCAGCACTTGCACCGGGCGTCAATCGACATCTCGCAGGCGGCATGATTACGCCACTCGACGGTCGCGCGGAACCGCAAAAGGCCGTTCCGGCATTTGCAGCAAAAGCACAAGAGAATGGTGCTGTCATCCTGCAAAATTGTGCGGTGCGCGGTATCGAGACGACCAATGGTCGGGTGACGGCTGTCCTCACCGAAAACGGCCGCCTGCGCTGTGAAGCAGTGGTCATCGCGGGCGGGGCCTGGTCCAGACTTATCGTTTCCGCTTTTGATGCCCATCTGCCGCAATTGAAAGTTCGTTCATCCGTATTCCGTACAGCGCCTATTGATGCCGGTGTGGAGCCTGCGATTGCATTTTCAGATTTTGCACTGCGCAGAAGGCTGGACGGAGGTTATACGGTCGCAAGCCTTGGAGGCTCCATCGCCGATATCGTGCCCGACAGCTTTCGGTTCTTCCGCGATTTTATACCGTCGCTTTCGACCGAGTGGCGGTCGTTGCGATTCCGGTTTGGCGAACGTTTCTTCGAGGAAGCATTCCAGTGGAAGCTTCGTCCCGCCGATCAGGTCTCCATCTTCGAGAAAATCCGCACGCTCGACCCCGCTCCACACAAGGCAGCGAATACTCAGGTCCTTGCAAAACTGAAGCAGGCAATTCCTTCTTTCGCATCGGCCACAATAGCACAGGAATGGGCAGGCCTCATTGACACAATGCCGGACGTCATTCCGGTCATTTCACCACTTCCAGGCGTGGAAGGGGCGATCGTAGCAACAGGCTTTTCAGGGCATGGCTTCGGTATCGGCCCAGGCGCAGGTAAGCTTGTGGCCGATATGGTCACGGGAGAAACGCCGGTTGTCGATCCTTCAGCGTTTCATATATCGCGCTTTTCAGATGGTTCCAAAATCCGCATCGAGAACTGGGGATAG
- a CDS encoding carboxymuconolactone decarboxylase family protein produces MSIDDLKSKIPDFAKDVRLNLSSMASDETLTPQQKYGLFVACGIASRNADVRKALVAEAAAKVDASVIQAAKSAASIMGMNNVYYRFVHLATNKDYRTMPAKLRMNVIGNPGVDKIDFELWSLAVSAINGCGMCIDAHEDVLRKANVTSETIQTAVRFASIIQSVAIALEAADTE; encoded by the coding sequence ATGTCCATTGATGATCTGAAGTCAAAGATCCCGGATTTCGCCAAGGACGTTCGTCTTAATCTTTCGTCGATGGCAAGCGACGAAACTCTGACACCGCAACAGAAATACGGCCTGTTCGTCGCCTGCGGCATTGCTTCTCGTAATGCCGACGTGCGCAAGGCGCTTGTTGCCGAAGCCGCTGCCAAGGTCGATGCCTCCGTCATTCAGGCGGCAAAATCTGCTGCGTCGATCATGGGCATGAACAATGTCTATTACCGCTTTGTGCATCTTGCGACCAACAAGGACTACCGCACCATGCCAGCGAAGCTGCGCATGAATGTGATCGGTAATCCGGGTGTCGATAAGATTGACTTCGAACTCTGGTCGCTGGCCGTATCTGCTATCAATGGCTGCGGCATGTGCATCGATGCGCATGAGGATGTTTTGCGCAAAGCCAATGTGACGTCGGAAACGATCCAGACCGCCGTGCGTTTTGCGTCGATTATCCAGTCAGTGGCTATTGCGCTGGAAGCTGCTGACACAGAATAA
- a CDS encoding MFS transporter, with translation MTVAVAVAPQKNSARRVLAASMIGTTIEFFDFYIYATAAVIVFPHLFFPASDGNSALLQSLATFAIAFFARPIGGALFGHFGDKVGRKATLVAALMTMGISTVAIGFLPTYDSIGVWAALLLALCRLGQGLGLGGEWGGAVLLATENAPEGKRTWYGMFPQLGAPVGFILATGIFLVLAEALTEEQFFAFGWRIPFIASALLVGVGLFIRLKIAETPEFQKAIDKAERVEVPVATLFKKHKMSLFLGTIGAVATFVLFYLMTVFSLGWGTRALGYSREEFLILQMIGVIFFGLMIPVAALLSDRFGMRPVMIIVTVLIGLYGFIMAPLFVAGTAGVLAFLVIGFGLMGLTYGPIGAALAEPFPTSVRYTGASLTFNLAGILGASVAPYIATWLATHYSFDYVGYYMSAAAVISLIGFAFISFKRGEERTSETKKPTWSDPRGLFFLGSLQLLFCVSSFQRNSH, from the coding sequence ATGACTGTCGCTGTAGCGGTTGCCCCGCAGAAAAATTCCGCGCGCCGAGTTCTGGCCGCGAGCATGATCGGCACCACGATCGAATTCTTTGACTTCTATATTTATGCCACCGCTGCGGTGATCGTATTCCCGCATCTGTTCTTCCCTGCGAGCGACGGCAATTCCGCGCTTCTCCAGTCTCTGGCAACCTTTGCGATTGCCTTCTTCGCCCGCCCTATCGGTGGTGCTCTGTTTGGTCACTTTGGCGATAAGGTTGGACGCAAAGCGACGCTCGTTGCAGCGCTCATGACCATGGGCATTTCCACCGTCGCCATCGGCTTCCTGCCAACCTATGATTCGATTGGCGTCTGGGCCGCCCTTTTGCTCGCTCTCTGCCGTCTGGGCCAGGGGCTTGGTCTTGGCGGTGAATGGGGTGGTGCAGTGCTGCTCGCAACTGAAAACGCACCCGAAGGCAAGCGTACCTGGTACGGCATGTTCCCGCAGCTTGGCGCGCCAGTTGGCTTCATTCTGGCAACGGGCATCTTCCTCGTTCTGGCAGAAGCTCTCACTGAAGAACAGTTTTTCGCTTTCGGCTGGCGCATTCCGTTCATCGCCAGTGCACTTCTGGTTGGTGTAGGCTTGTTCATCCGACTGAAAATCGCTGAAACGCCAGAATTCCAGAAAGCAATCGACAAAGCTGAACGCGTCGAAGTACCGGTCGCAACTCTATTCAAAAAGCACAAGATGAGCCTGTTCCTCGGCACGATCGGTGCGGTTGCAACCTTCGTCCTGTTCTATCTGATGACAGTCTTCTCATTGGGTTGGGGCACGCGCGCCCTTGGTTACAGCCGCGAAGAATTTCTTATTCTTCAGATGATTGGCGTAATCTTCTTCGGCCTCATGATCCCGGTAGCGGCCCTGCTGTCAGACCGCTTCGGCATGCGTCCGGTCATGATCATCGTCACCGTTCTGATCGGCCTCTACGGCTTCATCATGGCGCCTTTGTTCGTGGCTGGTACGGCCGGCGTACTCGCATTCCTCGTCATCGGCTTCGGCCTGATGGGTCTGACCTACGGTCCGATTGGCGCTGCTCTGGCCGAGCCATTCCCAACCTCGGTTCGTTACACCGGTGCTTCGCTGACTTTTAATCTGGCAGGCATTCTGGGTGCTTCAGTAGCGCCTTACATCGCAACCTGGCTCGCAACACATTATAGCTTCGACTATGTCGGCTATTACATGTCTGCCGCAGCTGTGATCTCGCTGATCGGTTTTGCCTTTATCTCGTTCAAGCGTGGCGAAGAACGAACTTCCGAAACGAAAAAGCCCACATGGAGCGATCCACGTGGGCTTTTCTTTTTAGGGAGCTTGCAGCTTTTATTCTGTGTCAGCAGCTTCCAGCGCAATAGCCACTGA
- the sodC gene encoding superoxide dismutase family protein, with amino-acid sequence MQPLLIASAMMLLTVPAAAADVSVKLYEALPTGQGKEIGTVTISQTADGLQFKPDLRGLPAGEHGFHVHEKGSCAPGEQDGKTVPAQAAGGHYDPSHSKHHMGPEGEGHLGDLPLLKTDAEGNITQSVIAPRLKSLDEIKGRALMVHVGGDNYSDEPKPLGGGGARFACGVIE; translated from the coding sequence ATGCAGCCGTTATTGATTGCTTCAGCAATGATGCTTCTGACAGTTCCAGCCGCTGCGGCGGATGTGAGTGTCAAACTCTACGAAGCTCTGCCGACGGGACAGGGGAAGGAAATCGGCACCGTCACGATCTCGCAGACTGCGGACGGATTACAATTCAAACCCGATTTGCGTGGCCTTCCCGCGGGTGAACACGGTTTTCATGTCCATGAGAAAGGAAGCTGCGCACCCGGCGAACAAGATGGAAAAACTGTTCCGGCGCAAGCCGCCGGTGGGCATTACGACCCCTCACATTCCAAGCATCACATGGGGCCGGAAGGCGAAGGACATCTTGGTGATTTGCCTTTGCTCAAAACAGATGCCGAGGGCAACATAACGCAAAGCGTTATAGCACCGCGTCTCAAGTCACTGGATGAAATCAAAGGCAGAGCTTTGATGGTTCATGTTGGTGGCGACAATTATTCCGACGAGCCCAAGCCACTTGGCGGCGGCGGAGCACGGTTTGCCTGCGGTGTGATCGAATAG
- the iolG gene encoding inositol 2-dehydrogenase, which yields MVTRLALLGAGRIGKVHAGAIAADKRARLVAVADANEAAARAIADSASAEVRSIDAIEQSDDVDAVLICTPTNTHADLIERFSRVGKAVFCEKPIDLDIARVRACLNVIRETGAKVMLGFNRRFDPHFAAVHKAIKDGRIGNVEMVTITSRDPGAPPAEYIKVSGGIFRDMTIHDFDMARFLLGEEIENVSASASVLVDPKIGELGDYDSASVILTTASGRQCVISNSRRASYGYDQRIEVHGSLGAVSAENQRPISIEIASKDGYNRPPLHDFFMTRYTAAYAAEIASFIDALDTGKAPHPSAEDGLQALALAEAALRSVREDRTVKVAEVLG from the coding sequence ATGGTGACACGTCTGGCACTGCTCGGCGCGGGCCGTATCGGCAAGGTTCACGCAGGCGCAATCGCTGCGGACAAGCGGGCCCGATTGGTCGCGGTCGCAGACGCAAATGAGGCGGCGGCGCGAGCAATTGCTGATTCTGCCAGTGCGGAAGTCCGCAGTATCGACGCTATTGAGCAATCAGACGATGTGGACGCAGTGCTGATATGCACGCCGACCAATACCCACGCCGATCTTATTGAACGGTTTTCTCGCGTCGGCAAGGCTGTTTTTTGTGAGAAGCCGATTGATCTTGACATAGCGCGCGTTAGAGCCTGCCTCAATGTCATTCGAGAAACTGGCGCGAAAGTGATGCTGGGTTTCAATCGCCGTTTCGATCCCCATTTTGCAGCAGTGCACAAAGCCATCAAAGATGGGCGCATCGGCAATGTTGAAATGGTGACGATCACCAGCCGTGATCCGGGTGCACCGCCGGCAGAATATATCAAGGTATCCGGCGGTATTTTCCGCGACATGACGATCCATGATTTCGACATGGCGCGTTTTCTCCTCGGTGAGGAAATCGAGAACGTATCGGCCTCGGCTTCGGTGCTGGTCGATCCGAAAATTGGAGAACTTGGCGATTATGATAGTGCAAGCGTCATTTTGACGACTGCTTCCGGCCGCCAGTGCGTTATTTCCAATTCGCGCCGCGCTTCCTATGGCTACGATCAGCGCATTGAAGTCCATGGATCGCTCGGTGCTGTTTCGGCGGAAAACCAGCGTCCGATCTCGATAGAAATCGCTTCTAAAGACGGTTATAACCGTCCACCATTGCATGATTTCTTCATGACCCGCTACACGGCTGCTTATGCAGCGGAAATCGCCTCGTTTATTGATGCGCTGGACACCGGTAAGGCGCCGCATCCTTCAGCCGAAGATGGATTGCAAGCTTTGGCTCTGGCTGAGGCGGCACTTCGTTCGGTCAGGGAAGACCGCACTGTCAAAGTTGCGGAAGTTCTCGGATAA
- a CDS encoding RHE_PE00001 family protein encodes MAYKIDDLPFGEFFVPVSKATAALVRLDERLLRSPIREGMLERMHMHDAVASMWLEGELVHMEDLVLHDALMDSRMPSHALTIAHAVLRMRRQIAGRPADWALDPAGVQQLLGRTVDTVPSGIEPSGAMDDDDVDPLLDDIDNLLARTDALLKGTVSNRSKPEVVARDTLLYDDDWDEDARLQEWRGCLAATRHLPPLMRAALIHDAWFSLEVVQRSSWIGRLLTAAFLRQSGLAIGHLPAISLGLRAKRPDERRSPNRLVRLRAFFESIEDAADTTMKEHDRLLLAREQMQRKLKGRRSNSRLPQLMDMVLRSPVISSQMVEKELQVTQQGALKLISELNLREVTGRGRFRAWGIL; translated from the coding sequence ATGGCCTACAAGATCGATGATTTGCCGTTCGGAGAATTTTTCGTACCCGTGAGCAAAGCTACGGCAGCTCTGGTGCGGCTCGACGAACGACTTTTGCGCTCGCCCATTCGCGAAGGGATGCTCGAGCGAATGCATATGCACGATGCCGTCGCTTCGATGTGGCTTGAAGGCGAACTGGTACATATGGAAGACTTGGTCTTGCATGATGCCTTGATGGACAGCCGGATGCCTAGTCACGCCCTGACCATCGCACATGCGGTTTTGCGCATGCGTCGGCAGATTGCTGGAAGACCTGCAGATTGGGCTCTTGACCCTGCTGGTGTTCAGCAATTGCTTGGCCGCACGGTTGATACCGTGCCCTCTGGAATTGAGCCATCCGGGGCAATGGACGACGATGATGTTGATCCGCTGCTTGATGACATCGACAATTTGCTTGCGCGAACTGATGCTCTTTTGAAGGGAACTGTCTCAAACAGGTCGAAGCCGGAAGTCGTCGCGCGCGATACGTTACTCTACGACGACGACTGGGATGAGGATGCGCGTTTGCAGGAATGGCGAGGCTGTCTTGCAGCGACAAGGCATTTGCCGCCCCTTATGCGCGCCGCATTGATCCACGACGCGTGGTTTTCTCTGGAAGTTGTGCAGCGATCGTCATGGATTGGTCGGTTGCTGACTGCCGCCTTCTTGCGTCAGAGTGGCCTTGCAATCGGTCATTTGCCAGCAATCAGTCTTGGTCTCCGCGCGAAACGACCGGATGAACGACGCTCACCTAACCGTCTTGTCCGTCTCAGGGCGTTTTTTGAAAGTATCGAAGATGCAGCCGATACGACCATGAAGGAGCATGACCGGCTGCTGCTGGCGCGCGAACAGATGCAGCGTAAGCTCAAGGGGCGCAGGTCCAATTCGCGATTGCCGCAACTGATGGATATGGTTCTGCGCAGTCCCGTTATTTCCAGCCAGATGGTGGAGAAGGAACTGCAGGTTACGCAGCAAGGGGCTTTGAAGCTGATCTCGGAACTCAATCTGAGAGAAGTTACCGGGCGCGGACGGTTTCGCGCCTGGGGAATTCTCTAG
- the cueO gene encoding multicopper oxidase CueO: protein MTGITRRRLLSLGAGAAFLTAIRPFDSIAQDAHMGHGAASSATATAGRPLPLPPLIEPDASGVVKLKVQTGRHSFEEGSEAASAGINGAYLGPLVRLKNGETVTLSVENGMDEETTLHWHGLFVPSVLDGGPHNLIEAGAEWKPKVTVNQPASFNWFHPHLHGNTARQAHMGIAGLMVVTDGKDAERGLPEDYGVDDIPLVLQDRRVIEGDKVYQPDIMDLMHGFRGDKLIVNGVVSPEARVPVSIVRLRILNGANARNFHVRLSDNRPLLVIASDGGFIGKPEAVERLTISPGERYEVLVDFSKGEAADLLTYGDDSGGDDLHLMRFVVDSTLRGKITAVPDRLDGPDAADEKLSVKRRSFFFDERMAENMKLMMAKPPVDPHAGHNMGNMDMSSMSGAMDHDMHGARTSADAGPALEALTSGVEMAIAGKPFDMDRIDVEAKLGSWEIWDLTTKEMPHPFHIHGASFRILSLNGKAPPAHQSGWKDTALINGKAEILVHFDREGAKSHPFMFHCHVLEHEDVGMMAQFVTV, encoded by the coding sequence ATGACTGGAATTACACGTCGTCGCCTGCTGTCTCTTGGGGCAGGGGCCGCTTTTCTAACCGCTATTCGCCCTTTTGACAGTATTGCCCAGGACGCGCACATGGGCCACGGCGCTGCTTCCTCAGCGACCGCCACGGCTGGACGGCCTTTGCCTTTACCGCCGTTGATCGAACCGGACGCATCGGGCGTTGTTAAACTGAAAGTGCAGACAGGTCGGCACAGCTTTGAAGAAGGAAGCGAAGCGGCATCTGCTGGCATCAATGGTGCCTATCTCGGCCCCCTCGTCCGTCTGAAGAACGGCGAAACGGTCACTCTTTCCGTTGAAAATGGCATGGATGAAGAGACTACACTTCATTGGCATGGGCTTTTCGTTCCGTCCGTACTCGACGGCGGGCCACATAATCTGATTGAGGCGGGTGCAGAATGGAAGCCGAAAGTTACGGTTAACCAGCCAGCCTCGTTCAACTGGTTCCATCCGCATTTGCACGGCAACACCGCCCGCCAGGCGCATATGGGTATTGCCGGTTTGATGGTGGTTACTGACGGCAAGGATGCTGAGCGCGGACTACCAGAAGATTACGGAGTGGACGATATTCCGCTGGTGCTTCAGGATCGCCGGGTGATTGAAGGTGATAAGGTCTATCAACCGGATATCATGGACTTGATGCATGGTTTCCGAGGTGACAAGCTTATCGTGAATGGTGTCGTTTCACCGGAAGCACGTGTTCCCGTCTCCATTGTCCGCCTGCGTATCCTGAACGGCGCCAATGCGCGAAATTTTCATGTTCGTCTGAGCGACAATCGGCCTTTGCTTGTCATAGCATCTGATGGCGGCTTCATTGGAAAGCCAGAAGCGGTCGAAAGGCTGACCATCAGCCCCGGCGAGCGCTACGAGGTTCTGGTTGATTTCTCCAAGGGTGAAGCCGCTGATTTGTTGACCTATGGGGATGACAGCGGCGGTGACGATCTGCACTTGATGCGGTTTGTCGTGGACAGCACCTTGCGAGGGAAAATCACGGCAGTTCCAGATCGTCTTGATGGTCCTGATGCAGCCGATGAAAAACTATCCGTAAAACGTCGTTCATTTTTCTTCGATGAGCGCATGGCGGAAAATATGAAACTGATGATGGCAAAGCCGCCAGTTGATCCTCATGCCGGGCATAATATGGGCAATATGGATATGAGCTCGATGTCCGGCGCCATGGATCATGATATGCACGGTGCCAGAACTTCTGCCGATGCGGGGCCTGCGCTTGAAGCTCTGACTTCGGGTGTGGAAATGGCAATCGCGGGTAAACCGTTCGACATGGATCGTATTGATGTCGAGGCTAAACTTGGCTCCTGGGAGATTTGGGATCTCACAACCAAGGAGATGCCGCACCCATTCCATATCCATGGAGCCTCATTCCGCATTCTTTCCCTGAATGGCAAGGCTCCGCCAGCGCACCAGTCGGGATGGAAGGATACTGCTTTGATCAATGGCAAGGCCGAAATACTTGTCCATTTTGACCGTGAGGGAGCAAAGAGCCACCCGTTCATGTTCCATTGCCATGTGCTGGAACATGAAGATGTGGGCATGATGGCTCAGTTCGTAACGGTATAA
- a CDS encoding ABC transporter ATP-binding protein, which yields MDARNPHDERQVSGHSGPALTLSGVGRQFGAVRALDDVSLDVHAGEIICLVGHSGCGKTSLLRIIAGIDAPDSGTLTMGGKTLVGPSVFIEPEKRNVGVVFQDYALFPHLTVKENILFGLRRIPRDEANARAAELLELVSLSHMADRYPHMLSGGEQQRVALIRALAPNPHLLLMDEPFSNLDRGLRARVRRETVALLRELGTTAIIVTHEAEEALSTGDSVVLMRSGKIVQSGPARELHDRPTNRYAADFFCDFNMISGKAEDGKLATPFGELALAEQLEPNAEAFVYLRPRDFSILSDAESNEAVLHGHIESRTFLGEIEELVVRVTDAAPLLRVRTELRLPASATDIFLCPHWDKALIFPK from the coding sequence ATGGACGCACGCAACCCGCATGATGAACGACAGGTCTCCGGTCATTCCGGTCCGGCGCTGACGCTATCCGGTGTCGGTCGCCAGTTTGGCGCAGTGCGTGCGCTTGATGACGTGTCTCTTGATGTTCATGCGGGTGAGATCATTTGTCTGGTTGGTCATTCGGGCTGCGGCAAGACCTCCCTGTTGCGCATCATCGCTGGTATCGATGCTCCAGATAGCGGAACACTCACGATGGGAGGCAAGACGCTAGTCGGACCATCTGTTTTTATTGAGCCGGAAAAGCGGAACGTTGGTGTGGTCTTTCAGGACTACGCCTTGTTTCCGCATCTGACGGTCAAAGAAAATATCCTGTTCGGCTTGCGAAGAATACCCCGCGACGAAGCGAACGCACGAGCAGCCGAGCTTCTCGAACTGGTGTCGCTCTCCCATATGGCGGATCGCTATCCGCATATGCTGTCGGGCGGTGAGCAGCAGCGTGTTGCTCTTATCCGTGCCCTTGCTCCGAACCCACATCTTCTACTGATGGACGAGCCGTTTTCAAACCTCGACAGAGGTCTGCGTGCCCGGGTTCGCCGTGAGACGGTGGCTTTGTTAAGGGAACTTGGAACGACAGCGATTATCGTAACGCACGAAGCAGAAGAAGCATTGTCGACTGGGGATAGTGTGGTGTTGATGCGCTCCGGCAAGATAGTTCAAAGCGGTCCGGCACGCGAACTCCATGACCGACCAACGAACCGTTATGCCGCAGATTTTTTCTGCGACTTCAATATGATATCGGGCAAAGCTGAAGACGGTAAACTGGCTACTCCCTTTGGAGAGCTTGCTCTGGCTGAACAGCTTGAACCAAATGCCGAAGCGTTTGTTTATCTGCGTCCGCGAGACTTCTCGATTCTGTCCGATGCTGAATCCAACGAAGCTGTGCTGCATGGACATATTGAATCACGAACGTTTCTCGGTGAAATCGAAGAATTGGTTGTACGGGTGACTGATGCTGCGCCGTTGTTGCGGGTGCGTACAGAATTGAGGCTTCCGGCCTCTGCGACCGATATTTTTTTATGCCCACATTGGGATAAGGCGCTCATTTTCCCCAAGTGA